The Pelorhabdus rhamnosifermentans genome includes a region encoding these proteins:
- a CDS encoding L,D-transpeptidase: MSCSYIHVFSKPWLIGQMVSNGCIRMHNVHAEDIFSLASLGTPVFIRD, translated from the coding sequence ATGTCATGTTCTTATATTCACGTTTTCAGCAAGCCGTGGCTCATCGGTCAGATGGTTTCCAACGGTTGTATCCGCATGCACAATGTCCATGCAGAAGATATCTTTTCCCTTGCGTCACTAGGTACGCCTGTTTTTATCAGGGATTAG
- a CDS encoding recombinase family protein, translating into MAKAIYCRVSTEDQAKRGYSLSDQAAACKAFLVKQGETNIIEYIDDGYSGEFIDRPALTRLRDDVAAGSIESVVVYDPDRLARKLSIQLLVAEEIEKSKVALHFVTGDYDASPDGRLFFSMRGAIAEFEKAKILDRTLRGKRKKASQGKIIMDFGLFGYDYDKKNCSYIINKGESEVVQKIFYMATTNNLSVQGIQKELNRLVIPSPTGKYLWPTSSIHNLLTNMTYTGTFISMKKRYKKVGIKTKIKMERPKDEWISIPVPPIIDKITFERVQQHLKANKATPRKPLAYPFLLSGILFCGVCGCRMLTHHCLFRNGTYKAYYQCATQRYANRRNAGITCESRTLPADAIDTDLWNKLLKAIYNPAELKKFMSKNHKKADNGTDLLRLISLEGELIKRRETIAKWFRQQMLSEEEAEKELSEIKTQLTGIQERKNILKPPESKEMIVTPSLEETFNKLRPLIESGNELNPEEKKQIIHALLSKVTITRTDHHQGKGARKKLPEFKISWETI; encoded by the coding sequence ATGGCTAAAGCTATTTATTGCCGCGTCAGCACAGAAGATCAGGCAAAAAGGGGCTATTCGCTTTCGGACCAAGCCGCTGCATGTAAAGCATTTCTAGTCAAGCAAGGTGAAACAAACATTATCGAATACATAGATGACGGTTATTCCGGCGAATTTATCGATCGGCCGGCACTCACTAGATTACGTGATGATGTTGCAGCCGGAAGTATCGAATCGGTTGTCGTTTATGATCCTGATCGGTTGGCTAGAAAATTATCCATTCAGCTACTTGTTGCTGAAGAAATAGAAAAATCAAAGGTAGCACTGCATTTTGTCACAGGGGACTATGATGCAAGTCCAGACGGACGCCTATTTTTCTCCATGCGTGGAGCCATAGCTGAATTTGAGAAAGCGAAGATATTAGATCGGACTCTTCGCGGAAAAAGGAAAAAAGCCTCTCAAGGCAAAATTATTATGGACTTTGGTCTATTCGGCTATGACTATGACAAGAAAAATTGTAGCTATATCATCAACAAAGGGGAATCTGAAGTGGTACAAAAAATTTTTTATATGGCCACAACAAATAATCTAAGTGTGCAAGGCATCCAAAAAGAGTTAAACCGTCTTGTCATCCCTTCCCCTACTGGAAAATATTTATGGCCTACTTCTTCCATACACAACCTACTGACAAATATGACCTATACTGGGACGTTTATCAGTATGAAAAAGCGCTATAAAAAAGTTGGAATAAAAACCAAAATAAAAATGGAACGCCCTAAAGACGAATGGATTAGCATCCCTGTACCGCCTATTATTGACAAAATAACTTTTGAACGAGTCCAGCAGCACCTAAAAGCGAACAAGGCTACTCCCAGAAAACCACTAGCCTATCCTTTTTTACTGTCGGGCATCCTTTTCTGCGGCGTATGCGGATGCAGAATGCTTACGCATCACTGCTTATTTCGGAACGGCACATATAAAGCCTATTATCAATGTGCAACGCAACGTTATGCAAACCGGAGAAACGCTGGCATAACATGTGAAAGCAGGACCTTACCAGCGGATGCTATTGACACTGACCTATGGAACAAGTTGCTGAAAGCAATTTATAATCCAGCTGAGCTAAAGAAATTCATGTCTAAAAATCATAAGAAGGCTGACAATGGCACGGACTTACTACGTCTGATTAGTTTGGAAGGCGAGCTTATAAAACGCCGTGAGACGATTGCTAAGTGGTTTAGACAGCAAATGTTATCTGAAGAAGAAGCGGAAAAGGAATTATCCGAAATTAAGACACAGCTAACAGGCATCCAAGAACGAAAAAATATATTAAAACCACCAGAATCAAAAGAAATGATTGTTACTCCCTCACTTGAGGAAACATTTAACAAGTTACGCCCATTGATAGAATCAGGTAATGAGTTAAACCCAGAAGAAAAGAAGCAAATCATTCATGCTCTCCTTTCCAAAGTAACCATTACACGAACCGACCACCATCAAGGAAAAGGCGCGCGAAAGAAACTTCCTGAATTTAAAATATCATGGGAAACAATCTAA
- a CDS encoding VOC family protein, which yields MSQNIKYTHTNIIAKDWKSLASFYIEVFQCEPIYPERNLTGEWIDKITGIENVRIRGMHLKLPGYTDGPTLEIFEYEPSNLSNAKTVINCQGLTHLAFHVDSVEDVLKKLLDNGGEQLGELIIQKYEGIGTLTVVYACDPEGNIIEIQNWGK from the coding sequence ATGTCACAGAATATTAAATATACACATACGAATATAATTGCAAAGGATTGGAAAAGCTTAGCTTCATTCTACATTGAAGTTTTCCAGTGCGAACCAATTTATCCTGAAAGAAATTTGACAGGTGAATGGATTGATAAAATTACTGGGATAGAAAATGTTCGAATTAGAGGAATGCATCTTAAATTACCAGGTTATACAGATGGTCCGACCTTGGAAATCTTTGAATATGAACCAAGCAATCTAAGTAACGCTAAAACAGTTATAAATTGTCAAGGTTTGACCCATTTAGCTTTTCATGTGGATTCAGTGGAGGATGTATTAAAAAAGTTGTTGGACAATGGCGGAGAGCAGCTTGGTGAATTAATTATTCAGAAATATGAGGGTATAGGTACTTTAACAGTTGTTTATGCATGCGATCCAGAGGGGAATATAATTGAAATACAAAACTGGGGAAAATAA
- a CDS encoding aspartyl-phosphate phosphatase Spo0E family protein — translation MDKFYDILAIMEKLRQEMNEVATQKSINDPEVLDVSKKLDEILNQYQKLLRKKQK, via the coding sequence ATGGATAAGTTTTATGATATTTTAGCAATAATGGAGAAATTACGTCAAGAGATGAATGAAGTTGCAACTCAAAAAAGTATTAACGATCCAGAAGTATTAGACGTTAGTAAAAAACTTGATGAAATTCTCAATCAGTATCAAAAATTATTGCGTAAGAAACAGAAATGA